From Candidatus Dormiibacterota bacterium:
CTCGCGCTCGCGCTCGTCCTCTTCCTCACCGTCCAGGGGCTGCGCGAGTTCAGCACCGTCACCGGGATCGACGCCCCCGCGCGCCGGCTGCTGCTCGCACTCGGGGCGGCGGCGGTGACCGTGGCGGCGGTGCTCCCCTCCGCCTACGGCGCCCTGCCGGTCGCGGGGTTCCTCGTCCTCTCCGGCGCCGCGCTGCTCCGCGGCGGCGGCGAGGGGTCGTACCGCGACACCACGGTCGCGCTCTTCGGCTTCATGTACCTGCCGCTGATGCTCGGCTTCCTTCCGCTGATCGCGCGCGGGCTGCCCCACGGGACCGAGGTGCTCCTCGTCGTCGGCGTCTGCGTCGCGCTCTCGGACGTCTGCGCCTTCTGCGTCGGCAGCGTCGCCGGCGGAGCCCGGCTGGCGCCCCGGATCAGCCCCAACAAGACGGTCGCCGGGGCGGCGGGCAACGTCCTCGGCGCCTATCTCGGCCTCGCCGTGATGGCCGCGGTCGCCCCGGCGGGCTGGCCGCCCGCGCTCACCCTGGCGCTCCCGCTGGTCATCGCCGTCGCCAGCGTCTGGGGGGACCTCCTCGAGTCGCTGGTCAAGCGCGCCTTCGCAGTGAAGGACGCGGGCACGCTCGTGCCCGGCTTCGGCGGGATCCTCGACCGCATCGACAGCCTGCTCGTCGCCCTGCCGCTCGCCTTCCTGGCGGTGCGGCTCGCCGGTTGAGGTTCAGGTGCCACCCCCGATGGCCGCGCGTCGATCCGGAAGGACGATGACGGGGCCTCACCACCCCACCACGGAGACCCCTTCGATGATGAACAGCAACTGGAACCCCAACGTGCCGGAGCGGACGCCAGGCGCCGTGCTGCGTGCGGCCCTCACCGTGATCGCCGTCCTCGGGGCGCTCGCCGTCCTCTTCTTCGCGGCTCTCCTCGCGCTCGCGTGGCTCATCCCCGCCAACAGCTTCAACATGGGCTAGCCGCACCCGTCATGCTCGCCCCCGCCCTCACCACCCTCCCCGCCGCAGCCGGACAGCTGCACGACCGCTGGCGGCGCGTCGCCGAGAGCGATGGCGCCGCCGTCGCCGTCCTCATCTGGGCGGTGAGCGAGGCGACGCTGCAGCCGATCGCACCCGACCTCGCGCTCGGCCTGCTCGCCCTCGGCACCCGACGCCGGCTGCCCCGCCTGCTCCTGGCGGCGGTCGCGGGGATGGCGCTCGGCGGGATCTGCACCGTGCTCGCCGCCGAGGCGGCGCCGGTCGCGGCGACCGCCGTGCTCCTCCACCTCCCGCTCGCCACCCCGCACGGCCTCACCGAGGCGGGCGCCTACCTGCACTCCCACGGCATCGCCGGCGGCTTCGTCCACCAGCCCTGGAGCGGGATCTCCTTCAAGGTCTGGGCGGTCGACGCCGGCGCCGCCCACCTCGATCCGCGCAGCGTGATCCCGTGGTTCGTCGCCGGCCGCGCGGTCCGCTTCGCGGTGGTCACCGCCGCGGCCGCCGCGATCGCCGCGCTGCTC
This genomic window contains:
- a CDS encoding phosphatidate cytidylyltransferase; the protein is MIHNPLANPLFLPALARIGGLLLVAALLVLAVERRRLRRPASLRESVLVIRVGSWAVMAPTFVLSVFAGGALALALVLFLTVQGLREFSTVTGIDAPARRLLLALGAAAVTVAAVLPSAYGALPVAGFLVLSGAALLRGGGEGSYRDTTVALFGFMYLPLMLGFLPLIARGLPHGTEVLLVVGVCVALSDVCAFCVGSVAGGARLAPRISPNKTVAGAAGNVLGAYLGLAVMAAVAPAGWPPALTLALPLVIAVASVWGDLLESLVKRAFAVKDAGTLVPGFGGILDRIDSLLVALPLAFLAVRLAG